AGGAACCGGTAGAGTTCTCACATGGACAATGGATGCTGGAGCAAAACATGACTATAACGGAATTGAAGCAACTCTATTATCAGAATCAACTCATTGAGGCGATCATCGAACCCTCTTCTGCAGAGGGTGGATGGATCGTCGAGTTTCGTCACTGCCAAGGTGGATTTTTGATGCTAACCGACACCCATGGCGCAGAGTGCCAATACACGGATCTCGATACCGCATCGAAATCTGCTTTGGCTGTCGGCTTTAGTGAG
This genomic interval from Vibrio hippocampi contains the following:
- a CDS encoding thymidylate kinase; translation: MTITELKQLYYQNQLIEAIIEPSSAEGGWIVEFRHCQGGFLMLTDTHGAECQYTDLDTASKSALAVGFSEVRIEAK